One genomic window of Fusarium keratoplasticum isolate Fu6.1 chromosome 3, whole genome shotgun sequence includes the following:
- a CDS encoding Transaldolase, translating into MSTSLDQLKATGTTVVSDSGDFASIGKYKPQDATTNPSLILAASKKAEYAKLIDVAIDYAKQKGGSVDQQVDDALDRLLVEFGKEILKIIPGKVSTEVDARYSFDTQASVNKALHLIELYGEQGISKDRVLIKIAATWEGIKAAEILQRDHGINCNLTLMFSLVQAIGAAEAGAYLISPFVGRILDWFKAHTKKDYAKEEDPGVASVKAIFNYYKKFGYNTIVMGASFRNTGEITELAGCDYLTISPNLLEELLNSEEAVPKKLNAEEAAALDLEKKTYINDEALFRFDFNEDQMAVEKLREGISKFAADAVTLKGILKEKLA; encoded by the exons ATGTCTACCTCTCTCGATCAGCTCAAGGCCACCGGCACT ACTGTTGTGTCCGACTCTG GTGACTTTGCCT CCATTGGCAAGTACAAGCCTCAGGATGCTACCACCAACCCCtccctcatcctcgctgcctccaagaaggccgagtaCGCCAAGCTGATCGATGTCGCCATCGACTACGCTAAGCAGAAGGGTGGCTCTGTCGACCAGCAGGTTGACGATGCCCTCGACCGCCTCCTCGTTGAGTTCGGCAAGGAGATCCTCAAGATCATTCCCGGCAAGGTCTCCACTGAGGTTGATGCCCGTTACTCTTTCGATACCCAGGCCTCCGTCAACAAGGCCCTTCACCTTATTGAG CTCTACGGTGAGCAGGGCATCTCCAAGGACCGTGTCCTGATCAAGATTGCCGCTACCTGGGAGGGtatcaaggccgccgagatTCTTCAGCGCGACCACGGCATCAACTGCAACCTTACCCTCATGTTCTCGCTTGTCCAGGCCATTGGCGCTGCCGAGGCCGGCGCCTACCTCATCTCTCCCTTCGTCGGTCGCATCCTTGACTGGTTCAAGGCTCACACCAAGAAGGATtacgccaaggaggaggacccCGGTGTCGCCTctgtcaaggccatcttcaactACTACAAGAAGTTCGGCTACAACACCATTGTCATGGGTGCCTCTTTCCGAAACACTGGCGAGATCACCGAGCTTGCTGGCTGTGACTACCTGACCATCTCC CCCAAcctgctcgaggagctcctcaactCCGAGGAGGCCGtccccaagaagctcaacgcTGAGGAGGCCGCTGCTCTggacctcgagaagaagacctACATCAACGATGAGGCCCTCTTCCGCTTCGACTTCAACGAGGACCAGATGGCCGTCGAGAAGCTCCGTGAGGGTATCAGCAAGTTCGCTGCTGACGCCGTTACCCTCAAGGGTatcctcaaggagaagctcgccTAA
- a CDS encoding Metallophos domain-containing protein, with the protein MAIMITARQRRLLVLLSTAFFVFSVFYCCSRLVALTMPHDDQNNYDHPKVEISRADNPMSYGMYNRPAYDGIDLVRNLPSEYIPTKDNGRRLVVIGDIHGMLDPFEKLLKKITFDPKRDHIVAVGDMVNKGPKTPELINRLMELKASAVRGNHEDRVILAWSALNAQQGVQAYLDSEAETKRRGEEEDLKTARSLNEAQMNWLRNLPVILSAEPMSLFIVHAGLVPGVPVHQQDPWAVMNMRTLRFPRAEFRIKEIEKKRKQEEKKKKQELEKQQELEKQKEEELKKLAEKLPKRDEPSSDEESQEASVLVPRAQPDPVVAAAAASAGDPALELLSTDRDVWIPVNDRGGEQWSNLWNSEQKKLPAIERRTIIYGHDAKMGYKEDTYTFGLDSGCVKGNALTALVIQGTEDGGWKPLTFQVQCKKGWF; encoded by the coding sequence atggccatAATGATCACGGCACGGCAGCGGAGGTTGCTCGTCCTACTCTCCACCGCATTCTTCGTCTTCAGCGTCTTTTACTGCTGCTCGCGCCTCGTCGCACTCACCATGCCCCACGACGACCAGAACAACTATGACCATCCCAAGGTCGAGATATCGAGAGCCGATAACCCCATGTCTTACGGCATGTACAACCGACCCGCCTACGACGGCATCGACCTTGTTAGGAACCTCCCGAGCGAATACATTCCAACAAAGGACAACGGCCGCCGATTGGTTGTTATCGGTGATATACATGGCATGCTCGACCCCttcgagaagctgctcaagaagatcaccTTTGATCCCAAGCGCGATCACATCGTCGCTGTGGGCGACATGGTCAACAAGGGCCCCAAGACCCCCGAGCTGATCAACCGACTCatggagctcaaggccagcGCCGTCCGCGGAAACCACGAAGATCGTGTGATCCTTGCCTGGTCGGCCCTCAACGCTCAGCAGGGTGTCCAGGCATATCTCGACTCGGAAGCGGAAACAAAGAGACGcggtgaggaggaagatctTAAGACGGCACGAAGCCTGAACGAAGCGCAAATGAATTGGCTAAGGAACCTCCCCGTCATCCTATCCGCCGAGCCCATGTCCCTCTTCATCGTTCACGCCGGCCTGGTCCCCGGTGTCCCCGTCCATCAGCAGGATCCCTGGGCTGTCATGAACATGCGCACTCTGCGCTTCCCCCGCGCCGAGTTCCGCATTAAagagattgagaagaagcgcaagcaggaagagaagaagaagaagcaggagctcgagaagcagcaggagttggagaagcagaaggaagaggaactGAAAAAGCTTGCGGAAAAATTGCCCAAGCGAGACGAACCCTCCTCTGACGAAGAGAGCCAAGAGGCTTCCGTCCTCGTCCCCCGCGCTCAACCCGATCCCgttgtcgccgccgccgcagcaTCGGCCGGCGATCCCGCACTCGAGCTTCTTAGCACTGACCGCGATGTATGGATCCCCGTCAATGACCGTGGGGGCGAGCAATGGTCCAACCTGTGGAACAgcgagcagaagaagctcccTGCCATCGAGCGTCGTACTATCATATATGGCCATGACGCCAAGATGGGTTATAAAGAAGACACATACACTTTCGGCCTCGACTCGGGTTGCGTCAAGGGCAACGCTCTTACTGCCCTCGTTATACAGGGcaccgaggatggcggcTGGAAGCCTCTGACCTTCCAAGTTCAGTGCAAGAAGGGCTGGTTCTAG
- a CDS encoding putative endonuclease LCL3, whose product MSKSFVGNVKSVLSGDTLILTSPNNPNAERTFSLAYVTAPHLRREGDEPFAFQSREYLRNLVVGKPVKCSVLYTIPTSGRDFGTAELQDGTHLPDELVKAGWLKVREDAGRKEESDDVLDRLETLRQLENKAKAEDKGLHVGVGGIIEVQNDLGGPDFMKEWKGKTVDGIVERVLSGDRLLVRLLLSEKKHVQPMTLLAGVRTPSTERTLPSTGTTQPAEEYGNEARAFVETRLLQRKVKVEIVGASPQGQLVATVLHPRGNIAEFLLQEGLARCNDFHSTMLGEKMAALRAAEKQAQSKKIRLHKHHVAKAEGGNQDMIVSKIIGADTIIVRNKAGTAEKRINISSVRGPRTTEPSESPFREEAKEFLRQKLIGKHVRISIDGTKPASEGFDAREVATVTEKNTNINLLLVENGWASVIRHRKDDTDRAPNYDELLAAQEKAKEEKKGMWSGKPQKAKQYSDLSENAQKAKIMLATLQRQKKVPAIVDFCKAGSRFTILIPRENVKLTMVLGGIRAPRAPRADGEGGEPFGKESLELANRRCNQRDCEVDIHDMDKVGGFIGELYINRENFAKVLVEEGLASVHAYSAEKSGNAAELFTAEKKAKEARLGLWHDWDPSQDEEYEEEEAADAAPEAEVSIDKKPTDYRDVVITNIDANGKIKIQEIGKGTAALESLTSEFRKFHLDSKNNNPLKDAPKTGEYVSAKFSADGQWYRARVRANDRTAKKSEVVYIDYGNSEKIPWNHLRTLDQSKFGPQKLKAQAVDASLSFVQLPTGADYFEDAIGFIYELTENKRLVASFDFVDNKENVSYVTLYDTGSSGELPGPNDSINKEVVAGGYGMVPKKLKAWERSKAFEPTLKHLKEVESQAKQERRGMWEYGDITED is encoded by the coding sequence ATGTCCAAATCGTTTGTTGGCAACGTCAAGAGCGTTCTTAGTGGCGACACTTTGATCCTGACTAGCCCCAACAATCCCAATGCTGAGCGAACCTTCTCCCTCGCCTACGTTACCGCTCCCCATCTGAGGCGTGAAGGCGATGAGCCTTTCGCCTTCCAGTCTCGAGAGTACCTTCGcaatctcgtcgtcggcaaGCCTGTCAAGTGTTCCGTCCTCTATACCATTCCTACTTCGGGCCGCGACTTTGGTACTGCTGAGCTCCAGGATGGCACCCACCTGCCCGATgagctggtcaaggctggctggctgaaggTTCGCGAGGACGCTGGCCGAAAGGAAGAGTCGGACGACGTTCTCGACCGACTCGAAACCCTCCGCCAGCtcgagaacaaggccaaggctgaggacaAGGGTCTCCATGTGGGTGTGGGCGGCATCATCGAGGTGCAAAACGACCTGGGCGGCCCCGATTTCATGAAGGAGTGGAAGGGCAAGACTGTGGACGGTATCGTCGAGCGAGTTCTCAGCGGTGACCGACTTCTGGTACGACTCCTCCTCTCGGAGAAGAAGCATGTTCAGCCCATGACTCTGCTTGCTGGTGTCCGAACCCCCTCGACTGAGCGAACACTGCCCTCGACTGGCACCACCCAGCCCGCCGAGGAATACGGAAATGAGGCCAGGGCTTTCGTCGAGACAAGACTCCTCCAACGtaaggtcaaggttgagattgTCGGCGCTAGCCCTCAAGGTCAGCTTGTGGCCACCGTCCTCCACCCCCGAGGCAACATTGCAGAGTTCCTGCTCCAGGAGGGCCTCGCTCGTTGCAATGATTTCCACTCCACAATGCTCGgcgagaagatggctgcTCTCCGTGCCGCAGAGAAGCAGGCCCAGTCCAAGAAGATCCGACTCCACAAGCACCAcgttgccaaggctgagggtGGCAACCAGGACATGATTGTGTCCAAGATTATTGGCGCAGACACCATTATTGTCAGAAACAAGGCTGGCACCGCAGAGAAGAGAATCAACATCAGCAGCGTCCGAGGACCTCGAACTACAGAACCCTCCGAAAGCCCCTTCCgagaagaggccaaggagttCCTTCGCCAGAAGCTTATAGGAAAGCACGTGCGAATTAGCATCGATGGTACCAAGCCTGCGTCTGAGGGCTTCGATGCTCGAGAGGTCGCCACTGTTACTGAGAAgaacaccaacatcaacctcctctTGGTCGAGAACGGATGGGCATCCGTCATCCGACACCGAAAGGATGATACCGACCGAGCCCCCAACTATGAcgagctgcttgctgctcaggagaaggccaaggaggagaagaagggcatgTGGTCTGGCAAGCCCCAGAAGGCTAAGCAGTACTCTGATCTCTCTGAAAACGCACAGAAGGCCAAGATTATGTTGGCAACTCTGCAGCGACAGAAGAAGGTCCCTGCCATTGTCGATTTCTGCAAGGCAGGCTCCCGATTCACCATCCTGATCCCTCGCGAGAACGTCAAGCTCACCATGGTCCTGGGCGGCATCCGCGCCCCTCGAGCTCCCCGAGCCGACGGTGAGGGTGGCGAGCCCTTCGGAAAGGAATCACTTGAGCTTGCCAACCGCCGCTGCAACCAGCGCGACTGCGAGGTTGACATCCAcgacatggacaaggtcgGAGGTTTCATCGGCGAATTGTACATCAACCGAGAAAACTTTGCCAAGGTGTTGGTGGAAGAAGGTCTGGCCTCTGTCCATGCCTACTCTGCTGAAAAGTCAGGCAACGCTGCTGAGTTGTTTActgccgagaagaaggcgaaggAGGCCCGACTTGGTCTGTGGCACGACTGGGACCCTTCCCAAGATGAGGAGtatgaagaggaagaggctgccGATGCTGCCCCCGAGGCTGAAGTGTCGATCGACAAGAAGCCTACCGATTACCGCGATGTTGTTATTACCAACATTGACGCTAATGGTAAGATCAAGATCCAGGAGATTGGCAAGGGTACGGCCGCCCTAGAGAGTCTTACGAGTGAATTCCGAAAGTTCCACCTCGACTCCAAGAACAACAACCCTCTCAAGGACGCACCCAAGACTGGCGAGTATGTGTCTGCCAAGTTCTCCGCCGACGGTCAGTGGTACCGAGCTCGTGTGAGGGCAAACGACCGCACCGCCAAGAAGTCTGAAGTCGTCTACATCGACTACGGCAACAGCGAGAAGATCCCCTGGAACCACCTGCGCACCCTGGATCAGTCCAAGTTCGGCCcgcagaagctcaaggctcagGCCGTTGATGCTTCCCTGTCATTTGTGCAGCTCCCTACCGGCGCCGACTACTTTGAGGATGCTATCGGCTTCATCTATGAGCTGACCGAGAACAAGCGCCTGGTTGCCAGCTTCGATTTCGTggacaacaaggagaacGTGAGCTACGTGACGCTCTACGATACCGGCTCCTCGGGTGAGCTTCCTGGTCCCAACGACTCGATCAACAAGGAGGTTGTTGCCGGCGGTTACGGCATGGttcccaagaagctcaaggcctgGGAGCGCAGCAAGGCATTTGAGCCTACTCTGAAGCACCTTAAGGAGGTTGAGAGCCAGGCCAAGCAGGAGCGACGGGGCATGTGGGAGTATGGTGATATCACTGAGGATTAA